A genomic segment from Portunus trituberculatus isolate SZX2019 chromosome 14, ASM1759143v1, whole genome shotgun sequence encodes:
- the LOC123503687 gene encoding beta-1,4-N-acetylgalactosaminyltransferase bre-4-like, with protein MLSWGKGWAPGNSFSIARRWTLPLLIILGLLMAETLLYYNYSSFYGVLHWFVVPRSSLRLKWFRDNSTRQPSVYSPGDITLSCPTIPPSLKGRIHVNTNPPSLEEQERTHLELTLGGRYKPENCTARYKVAIIIPYRNRATHLTAFVHHMHPFLQRQQLEYTIYVVEQAGNDSFNRGMLMNVGVLEGLKHHTFDCLVLHDIDLLPEDDRNLYSCMDPPRHMSVAISNHNYRLPYGAYFGGVSAITAKQFKAINGFSNKFWGWGGEDDDFFNRVRHHGLKVSRYPRKVARYTMLSHKKANPNPDRLTILRQGKSRFKTDGLNSINYQILKIERRRLFTWLVVALKRT; from the exons ATGTTGTCGTGGGGAAAGGGTTGGGCGCCAGGCAACAGTTTCAGTATAGCAAGGCGCTGGACCCTGCCGCTGCTGATCATCCTGGGCCTCCTGATGGCTGAAACATTATTGTACTACAATTACAGCTCTTTCTATGGCGTTCTCCATTGGTTCGTCGTGCCCAGATCCTCA TTACGATTAAAATGGTTTAGAGATAATTCTACGAGACAACCATCTGTCTACTCGCCCGGCGACATCACTCTCTCTTGCCCGACCATCCCCCCCAGCCTGA AGGGACGGATACATGTCAACACGAACCCTCCTAGCCTGGAGGAACAGGAACGGACGCACCTTGAACTTACTCTCGGGGGACGCTACAAGCCTGAGAACTGCACTGCGCGGTACAAAGTGGCTATCATCATCCCTTACCGGAACCGCGCCACTCACCTGACGGCCTTCGTCCATCACATGCATCCCTTTCTGCAGCGGCAGCAACTAGAGTACACAATATACGTTGTGGAGCAGGCAG GTAACGACTCGTTCAATCGAGGAATGCTGATGAATGTCGGTGTCCTGGAAGGTCTCAAGCACCATACATTTGACTGTCTGGTGCTCCACGACATAGACCTTCTGCCCGAGGACGACCGCAACCTTTACAGCTGCATGGACCCTCCCAGACACATGTCCGTCGCCATAAGCAACCATAATTACAG ATTGCCGTATGGAGCATATTTTGGAGGCGTGTCTGCCATCACAGCGAAGCAGTTCAAGGCCATCAACGGGTTCAGCAATAAGTTCTGGGGCTGGGGAGGTGAGGACGATGACTTCTTTAACCGCGTCAGACATCACGGCCTCAAAGTGTCGCGCTACCCAAGGAAGGTGGCCCGCTACACCATGCTGTCCCACAAGAAGGCGAATCCCAACCCTGACAG ACTCACAATCCTCCGCCAGGGTAAGTCGAGGTTCAAGACGGACGGCCTCAACAGCATTAATTACCAAATACTGAAGATTGAACGACGGCGACTATTTACCTGGCTGGTCGTGGCTCTGAAGCGGACGTGA